The Deinococcus multiflagellatus genome includes a region encoding these proteins:
- a CDS encoding YkvA family protein produces the protein MSRLSLTTRLRTLARRLKAELLALSLAARDPRTPWYARAWALLVLAYALSPIDLIPDFIPVLGQLDDLLLVPAGLWLALRLIPPAVMTDARRQAEAAPTRLGRSVWGAALIVAAYLGLLALAWVLWPRAGQ, from the coding sequence GTGTCCAGACTCTCCCTGACCACGCGGCTGCGTACCCTGGCCCGGCGCCTGAAGGCCGAACTGCTGGCCCTCAGCCTCGCGGCGCGCGATCCGCGCACGCCCTGGTATGCCCGCGCGTGGGCGCTGCTGGTCCTGGCCTACGCCCTGAGCCCCATTGACCTGATCCCCGACTTCATCCCGGTGCTGGGGCAGCTGGACGACCTGCTGCTGGTTCCAGCCGGGCTGTGGCTGGCCCTGCGCCTGATTCCCCCCGCTGTAATGACCGATGCCCGCCGGCAGGCCGAGGCCGCCCCGACCCGGCTGGGCCGCAGCGTGTGGGGCGCGGCGCTGATCGTGGCCGCCTACCTGGGCCTGCTGGCACTGGCCTGGGTTCTCTGGCCCCGCGCGGGCCAGTAG
- a CDS encoding CPBP family intramembrane glutamic endopeptidase — protein sequence MTAPHPSPPPTPPQAAPLSPVPPGIRAVDGNRAALTLLLVQNVVSAVLIARGVPLGTALLGAFALVVLVGLTLFRDVIDTLRRDTRWRTPPAWGTALAAFVLAFLASRAFVVAVVALFPSAADSVPQFLSRGADLWALLLAAGVLIPFAEEVAFRGLLMRGHERAAGFTVAALTSTAVFALAHGAPASVAGILPLAYVLARVAQHTGSLWNSVIIHALNNTLAVGLGAFVAGRLPSDTAQATDLLQNPALKVPVALGSLLFGSVVLVVLHLWLTPRPDPQERSAPGPWLSAALVAVALFGLLAALATLPVFTQWASELRGALR from the coding sequence ATGACGGCGCCGCACCCCAGCCCCCCGCCCACCCCGCCGCAGGCCGCCCCGCTTTCCCCCGTCCCCCCGGGCATCCGGGCGGTGGACGGCAACCGCGCCGCCCTGACCCTGCTGCTGGTGCAGAACGTGGTCTCGGCGGTGCTGATTGCCCGTGGAGTGCCGCTGGGCACGGCGCTGCTGGGCGCGTTTGCGCTGGTGGTGCTGGTGGGCCTGACCCTCTTCCGTGACGTGATCGACACGCTGCGGCGCGACACCCGCTGGCGCACCCCCCCGGCCTGGGGCACGGCGCTGGCCGCGTTCGTGCTGGCCTTTCTGGCCTCGCGCGCTTTTGTGGTGGCGGTGGTGGCCCTGTTTCCCAGTGCGGCCGACAGCGTGCCCCAGTTTCTCAGCCGGGGCGCGGACCTGTGGGCGCTGCTGCTGGCGGCGGGGGTGCTGATTCCCTTTGCCGAAGAAGTGGCCTTCCGGGGCCTGCTGATGCGCGGGCACGAGCGAGCGGCGGGGTTCACGGTGGCCGCCCTGACCAGCACGGCCGTCTTCGCGCTGGCGCACGGGGCGCCCGCCAGTGTGGCCGGCATTCTGCCGCTGGCCTACGTGCTGGCGCGCGTGGCGCAGCACACCGGCAGCCTGTGGAACAGCGTGATCATCCACGCGCTGAACAACACGCTGGCCGTGGGGCTGGGCGCCTTTGTGGCGGGCCGGCTGCCCAGCGACACAGCCCAGGCCACCGACCTGCTGCAGAACCCGGCCCTGAAGGTGCCGGTGGCGCTGGGCTCGCTGCTGTTCGGCAGCGTGGTCCTGGTCGTACTGCACCTGTGGCTGACCCCCCGCCCCGATCCGCAGGAGCGCAGCGCCCCGGGCCCCTGGCTCAGCGCGGCGCTGGTGGCGGTGGCGCTGTTTGGGTTACTGGCGGCCCTGGCCACCTTGCCAGTGTTCACCCAGTGGGCCAGCGAACTGCGCGGGGCGCTGCGCTAG
- a CDS encoding response regulator, whose translation MTTPDSAPAAVRVLLVDDHAVVRQGLRLFLGLDPLIDVVGEAANGEEALLLAAQLRPDVVIMDLMMPVMDGIQATRTLKRQQPDTEVIALTSTLEEHKVNGAIEAGAISYMLKDASSDTLADAIHAAARGEVRLHPEAAKRLVRDFRGGEMRETLTPKETIVLQLLAHGYSNKDIAADQGVSEATVKTHVSRLLGKLGLDSRTQAALYALKHGIAQLDGVAL comes from the coding sequence ATGACCACCCCCGATTCTGCCCCTGCCGCCGTGCGCGTGCTGCTGGTGGACGACCACGCCGTCGTTCGCCAGGGCCTGCGCCTGTTCCTGGGCCTGGACCCCCTGATTGACGTGGTGGGCGAGGCCGCCAACGGCGAGGAAGCCCTCCTGCTGGCCGCCCAGCTGCGCCCCGACGTGGTGATCATGGACCTGATGATGCCCGTGATGGACGGCATTCAGGCCACCCGCACCCTCAAGCGCCAGCAGCCCGACACCGAGGTGATTGCCCTGACCAGCACCCTGGAAGAACACAAGGTGAACGGCGCCATTGAGGCCGGGGCCATCAGCTACATGCTCAAAGACGCGTCCAGCGACACCCTGGCCGACGCCATTCACGCCGCTGCCCGGGGCGAGGTGCGGCTGCACCCCGAGGCCGCCAAGCGGCTGGTGCGCGATTTCCGGGGCGGCGAGATGCGCGAAACTCTGACCCCCAAGGAAACGATTGTGCTGCAGCTGCTGGCCCACGGCTACAGCAACAAGGACATTGCCGCCGATCAGGGGGTCAGCGAGGCCACCGTCAAGACCCATGTGTCGCGCCTGCTGGGCAAACTGGGCCTGGACAGCCGCACCCAGGCGGCCCTCTACGCCCTGAAGCACGGGATTGCCCAGCTGGACGGCGTGGCGCTGTAA
- a CDS encoding DUF4097 domain-containing protein has protein sequence MTTWPPSRPLLPVLGRMALGLGLVGAGLALAWHGAARTLTPGMSVQNTPLQVPLDGPLPLDLASSAALNFSGDRVNVAVSPLPPGSPMAVQGSARHRARNPVQAEVSRQGRAITAQVTLNVQPPNTRGVVLGGPEPVQHTLTLALAQGLPLTLGSVTTSGDQRLQLTPLRVRALTLRSDSGAMNVVLPARPAGPVSVVTRSGDVVLTAPEGSAPDALRVNTADGELRLNLAGMRTQTLGVGSDSGDLRLTLPVILGRATVTTATGDVTVSATPLTRGSLDIRTQGGRVTLRLPPALSTRVRFTDRDTLNWPRTRPPSPTPALDVFVDAPRSEFTLAPLEDTP, from the coding sequence GTGACCACCTGGCCGCCGTCCCGGCCGCTGCTGCCGGTGCTGGGGCGCATGGCGCTGGGGCTGGGGCTGGTGGGCGCCGGGCTGGCGCTGGCGTGGCACGGCGCCGCGCGCACCCTGACCCCCGGCATGAGCGTGCAGAACACGCCCCTGCAGGTGCCGCTGGACGGCCCGCTGCCGCTGGACCTCGCCAGCAGCGCCGCGCTGAACTTCAGCGGGGACCGGGTGAATGTGGCGGTCTCGCCGCTGCCGCCGGGCAGCCCCATGGCCGTGCAGGGTTCGGCCCGCCACCGCGCCCGCAACCCGGTGCAGGCCGAGGTCAGCCGCCAGGGCCGCGCCATTACCGCGCAGGTCACGCTGAACGTGCAGCCGCCCAACACGCGCGGGGTGGTGCTGGGCGGCCCCGAACCCGTGCAGCACACCCTCACCCTGGCGTTGGCGCAGGGCTTGCCCCTCACGCTGGGCAGCGTGACCACCAGCGGCGACCAGCGCCTGCAGCTCACCCCGCTGCGGGTGCGTGCCCTGACCCTGCGCAGCGACAGCGGGGCCATGAATGTGGTGCTGCCGGCACGGCCCGCTGGCCCCGTCAGCGTGGTGACCCGCAGCGGCGACGTGGTGCTGACCGCCCCCGAAGGCAGCGCGCCCGACGCCCTGCGCGTGAACACCGCCGATGGCGAGCTGCGGCTGAATCTGGCGGGCATGCGCACCCAGACCCTGGGCGTGGGCAGCGACAGCGGCGACCTGCGCCTGACCCTGCCGGTCATCCTGGGCCGCGCCACGGTGACCACCGCCACGGGCGACGTGACGGTCAGCGCCACCCCCCTCACGCGCGGCAGCCTGGACATCCGCACCCAGGGCGGGCGCGTGACGCTGCGCCTGCCGCCCGCCCTGAGCACGCGGGTGCGTTTTACCGACCGCGACACCCTGAACTGGCCCCGCACCCGCCCGCCCAGCCCCACCCCCGCGCTGGACGTGTTCGTGGACGCGCCCCGCTCGGAATTCACCCTTGCGCCCCTGGAGGACACCCCATGA
- a CDS encoding sensor histidine kinase, translating to MMKVMGTGTLRERAPTRGGPLGDLLDPATYRAALYVLLALPLGGTVAGLLTAAVVGGLLTLPILVGAAFLLLALWLVVALGEVQRLLLGLLGVQVARPAAAPPAGLLAWLGRTLADPVTYRTLLFHVVQLPLSLLCWVVLGTLLALEVLGLGAPLWAMNSAVPVVWGEWTLRPGPLSVAGLMLAGAGALLVSAGVLSVMGRVWTRLGIALLAPDGDGAARREVIALRRAAGRVALGDDLGVTLADLTEQARQASTAAAVALCAPDGTLRAVSGVPGPLPAPGELQPAPGEASVRALSGGEVLATLPVSLPASAGTLEGGTLRAWYVGGARPGADELAFLLSIADHAGTALHAAQLIERAGARAGELERARLARELHDSVAQALYGITLGAKTARATLERDPARTRQSLDYTIRLAEGGVSEMKALLFSLRPDALEEGGLVAALTQHAHALEARHGLTVHADLRAEPDLDPDAQAAAYRVAQEALHNVVKHARAAQVWLSLSQTGDMVTLHVRDDGRGFDPGAQGRGTLGQRSMRERASGAGGTLVVDSAPGQGSAVTLTLPRGRA from the coding sequence ATGATGAAGGTCATGGGCACCGGCACGCTGCGGGAACGCGCCCCCACCCGGGGCGGCCCGCTGGGCGACCTGCTGGACCCGGCCACCTACCGCGCCGCGCTGTACGTGTTGCTGGCCCTGCCGCTGGGCGGCACGGTGGCGGGCCTGCTGACAGCGGCTGTGGTGGGCGGGCTGCTTACCCTGCCCATTCTGGTGGGGGCGGCCTTTTTGCTGCTGGCCCTGTGGCTGGTGGTGGCGCTGGGCGAGGTGCAGCGCCTGCTGCTGGGTCTGCTGGGGGTGCAGGTGGCCCGCCCGGCCGCCGCGCCCCCGGCCGGGCTGCTGGCGTGGCTGGGCCGCACCCTGGCCGATCCGGTCACCTACCGCACCCTGCTGTTTCATGTGGTGCAGTTGCCCCTCAGCCTGCTGTGCTGGGTGGTGCTGGGCACGCTGCTGGCCCTGGAGGTCCTGGGGCTGGGTGCGCCGCTGTGGGCCATGAACAGCGCCGTGCCTGTGGTGTGGGGCGAGTGGACCCTGCGCCCCGGGCCCCTGTCGGTGGCGGGGCTGATGCTGGCGGGTGCCGGCGCTCTGCTGGTGAGTGCCGGGGTCCTGAGTGTGATGGGCCGGGTGTGGACCCGCCTGGGCATTGCCCTGCTTGCCCCGGACGGCGACGGCGCCGCGCGGCGCGAGGTGATCGCCCTGCGCCGCGCGGCGGGCCGGGTGGCCCTGGGCGACGACCTGGGCGTGACCCTGGCCGACCTGACCGAACAGGCCCGGCAGGCCAGCACCGCCGCCGCCGTGGCCCTGTGCGCCCCAGACGGCACCCTGCGGGCGGTCAGCGGCGTGCCGGGCCCGCTGCCGGCCCCCGGCGAACTGCAGCCCGCCCCTGGCGAGGCCAGCGTGCGCGCCCTGAGCGGCGGCGAGGTGCTGGCCACCCTCCCGGTGAGCCTCCCCGCCTCGGCGGGCACGCTGGAGGGCGGCACCCTGCGCGCGTGGTACGTGGGCGGCGCGCGCCCGGGGGCCGATGAACTGGCCTTTCTGCTCTCCATTGCCGACCACGCCGGCACCGCCCTGCACGCCGCGCAGCTGATCGAGCGCGCCGGGGCGCGGGCCGGCGAACTGGAACGCGCCCGGCTGGCGCGCGAACTGCACGACAGTGTGGCCCAGGCGCTGTACGGCATCACCCTGGGCGCCAAGACCGCCCGCGCCACCCTGGAGCGCGACCCCGCCCGCACCCGCCAGAGCCTGGACTACACCATCCGGCTGGCCGAAGGGGGCGTATCGGAAATGAAGGCGCTGCTCTTTAGCCTGCGCCCCGACGCCCTGGAAGAAGGGGGGCTGGTGGCCGCCCTGACCCAGCACGCCCACGCCCTGGAAGCCCGCCACGGCCTGACCGTGCACGCCGACCTGCGCGCCGAGCCGGACCTGGACCCCGATGCCCAGGCCGCCGCCTACCGCGTGGCCCAGGAGGCCCTGCACAACGTGGTCAAGCACGCCCGCGCCGCCCAGGTGTGGCTGAGTCTCAGTCAGACGGGGGACATGGTGACCCTGCACGTGCGCGACGACGGCCGGGGCTTTGATCCTGGGGCGCAGGGCCGGGGCACGCTGGGTCAGCGCTCCATGCGCGAGCGGGCGTCGGGGGCGGGCGGCACCCTGGTCGTGGATTCAGCGCCGGGGCAGGGCAGCGCCGTCACCCTGACCCTGCCCCGGGGGCGCGCGTGA
- the lepB gene encoding signal peptidase I produces MRRPWAARLWATLREWGQPLLFALVVTQFGASGVQVDGASMLPALRYGEWLAVEKAGGWAHRLGVGGYARGDIVVFKPPRGAEAAWSQIYRGMPLPWRYRPFLVKRVIGLPGDRVSLRGGVVRVNGRVLPEAARTFWAGFCLDTLSPQANGVAPGPAAPPQPEVTVPPGHYYLLGDNRSPGGSLDSRLFGPVPVGDIAGRALASVWPLQRPAQATPPCDGEPHPEDRVRLSGGPEFSPRWLLGRP; encoded by the coding sequence ATGAGGCGCCCGTGGGCGGCGCGGCTCTGGGCCACCCTGCGCGAGTGGGGCCAGCCGCTGCTGTTTGCGCTGGTGGTCACCCAGTTCGGGGCCTCGGGGGTGCAGGTGGACGGCGCCAGCATGCTGCCCGCCCTGCGCTACGGCGAATGGCTGGCGGTGGAAAAAGCCGGGGGCTGGGCGCACCGGCTGGGCGTGGGGGGCTACGCCCGGGGCGACATCGTGGTGTTCAAGCCCCCACGCGGCGCCGAAGCGGCCTGGAGCCAGATTTACCGGGGCATGCCGCTGCCGTGGCGCTACCGGCCTTTTCTGGTCAAACGCGTGATCGGCCTGCCGGGGGACCGGGTGAGCCTGCGGGGCGGCGTGGTCCGGGTGAACGGCCGGGTGCTGCCCGAGGCGGCCCGCACCTTCTGGGCCGGGTTCTGCCTGGATACCCTTAGCCCCCAGGCCAATGGCGTGGCCCCGGGGCCGGCGGCGCCCCCCCAGCCGGAAGTCACGGTGCCGCCGGGGCACTACTACCTGCTGGGCGACAACCGCTCGCCCGGGGGCAGCCTGGACAGCCGCCTGTTTGGGCCCGTGCCGGTAGGCGATATCGCGGGCCGGGCCCTGGCCAGCGTGTGGCCGCTGCAGCGCCCGGCCCAGGCCACGCCCCCCTGCGACGGCGAACCCCACCCCGAAGACCGGGTGCGCCTCAGCGGCGGCCCCGAATTCAGTCCCCGCTGGCTGCTGGGCAGGCCCTGA
- a CDS encoding PadR family transcriptional regulator, whose protein sequence is MDLNLFKGNLDLILLSVLERESGYGLDLAKRVEALTEGRITLNVGSLYPALHRLERAGFLQTAETTLARGGPPVRTYALTAAGRAELQRRRESYAAFDRALRSLW, encoded by the coding sequence ATGGATCTCAACCTCTTCAAGGGGAATCTGGACCTGATTCTGCTGAGCGTGCTGGAGCGGGAAAGTGGCTACGGCCTGGACCTTGCCAAGCGAGTGGAGGCCCTCACGGAGGGCCGCATCACCCTGAACGTGGGGAGCCTGTACCCGGCCCTGCACCGCCTGGAACGGGCCGGCTTTCTGCAGACGGCAGAGACCACCCTGGCCCGGGGCGGCCCTCCCGTGCGCACCTACGCCCTGACAGCCGCGGGGCGCGCCGAGCTGCAGCGCCGCCGCGAGAGCTACGCCGCCTTTGACCGCGCCCTGCGGAGCCTGTGGTGA
- a CDS encoding BON domain-containing protein, producing MWPFGKSTAERVKDALNEQPRLQGLGLQVEERGGEVKVTGMVPNDRYLNLIRVVAGGINGVKTVDVSGVTFEQASAPQSAPQAQTPQAQTTDAPLPELQPDLAPTTGNMNARAGTPAAPLEPLPQSGGQDDADMEDNSRIAKAVHQALRSNGELADDPIDVLQSGKSIILRGVVDNDHEQRLAEKLARAVDGVAGVDISGLRVAAGAKQLAKEKDQDTGDTVYTVKAGDSLSEIAQKYYGDAMQYKKIAHYNNISNPDLIQPGQKLRIPG from the coding sequence ATGTGGCCTTTTGGAAAGAGCACGGCGGAGCGCGTGAAAGACGCGCTGAACGAACAGCCTCGCCTGCAAGGTCTGGGTCTGCAGGTGGAGGAACGCGGCGGCGAGGTCAAGGTGACCGGGATGGTCCCCAATGACCGCTACCTGAACCTGATCCGGGTGGTGGCGGGCGGCATCAACGGCGTGAAGACCGTGGACGTGAGCGGCGTGACCTTCGAGCAGGCCAGCGCGCCCCAGTCGGCCCCCCAGGCCCAGACGCCCCAAGCCCAGACCACTGACGCCCCACTGCCCGAACTGCAGCCGGACCTGGCCCCCACCACCGGCAACATGAATGCCCGCGCGGGCACGCCGGCCGCGCCGCTGGAGCCCCTGCCCCAGAGCGGCGGCCAGGACGACGCGGATATGGAAGACAACAGCCGCATTGCCAAGGCCGTGCATCAGGCCCTGCGGAGTAACGGCGAACTGGCCGACGACCCCATTGACGTGCTGCAGAGTGGCAAGAGCATCATCCTGCGCGGCGTGGTGGACAACGACCACGAGCAGCGCCTCGCAGAAAAGCTGGCGCGCGCGGTGGACGGCGTGGCGGGCGTGGACATCAGCGGCCTGCGCGTGGCGGCCGGCGCCAAGCAGCTGGCCAAGGAAAAGGACCAGGACACGGGCGACACCGTCTACACCGTCAAGGCCGGCGACTCCCTCTCGGAGATTGCCCAGAAGTATTACGGCGACGCGATGCAATACAAGAAAATTGCCCACTACAACAACATCAGCAACCCGGACCTGATTCAGCCGGGCCAGAAGCTGCGCATTCCGGGCTAA
- a CDS encoding M1 family metallopeptidase gives MALLAWGLALALLGGALGQGALAPAVPTAWGDRIYPQLGQAGLDVTHYDVALRVPQPGTRTLQAEVTLTVQATRPLPLLSLDYLGPAVQGVTWNGAAVRYERAAGKLLIRRALAPGTPARVTVRLAGPAGRVPDPDLPVDLGWQALPGQGTQPGVNFTFSEPDGTRAFLPVNDHPGDPAAFTLRVTVPRGVTAAASGRQTAVQDTPQGRTFTFEQREPIPTYALAVHVGPLERVDRPAVQVGGKVVALRDYFPPGTPVNIRAPYERTGEILRLLGEWFGPYPFATYGSAVVTPPLPALETATLSTMPVTSSNVRVIVHEAAHQWFGNSVPLGDWSDTWLNEGFATYAELLWAQAQGKEEARAVLQAWRDSVQNRPTRPLVARTPAELFDRSAYVRGALALHALRGAVGDGPFRAFLQTYARTRAARPTRTADLLALARTELGPRAEGVLRTWVESPSLPPLP, from the coding sequence ATGGCGCTGCTTGCATGGGGACTGGCGCTGGCGCTGCTGGGCGGCGCGCTGGGCCAGGGGGCACTGGCCCCGGCCGTCCCCACTGCCTGGGGCGACCGCATCTATCCGCAACTGGGTCAGGCGGGGCTGGACGTCACACACTACGACGTGGCGCTGCGGGTGCCGCAGCCCGGCACCCGCACCCTGCAGGCCGAGGTGACCCTGACCGTCCAGGCCACCCGCCCCCTGCCCCTGCTGAGCCTGGATTACCTGGGCCCGGCGGTGCAGGGCGTGACCTGGAACGGCGCGGCGGTGCGCTATGAGCGCGCGGCCGGGAAACTTCTGATTCGCCGCGCCCTGGCCCCCGGCACCCCCGCCCGCGTGACGGTGCGCCTCGCGGGTCCCGCTGGCCGCGTACCGGACCCGGACCTGCCGGTGGACCTGGGCTGGCAGGCGTTGCCGGGGCAGGGCACGCAGCCCGGCGTGAATTTCACCTTCAGCGAGCCGGACGGCACCCGCGCTTTTCTGCCCGTCAACGACCACCCCGGCGATCCCGCCGCCTTCACCCTGCGCGTGACCGTGCCCCGGGGGGTCACCGCCGCCGCCAGTGGCCGGCAGACCGCTGTGCAGGACACGCCCCAGGGCCGCACCTTCACCTTCGAGCAGCGCGAGCCGATTCCCACTTACGCCCTGGCCGTTCACGTTGGGCCGCTGGAGCGCGTGGATCGCCCGGCGGTGCAGGTGGGGGGCAAGGTGGTGGCCCTGCGCGACTACTTCCCACCCGGTACTCCGGTGAACATCCGCGCGCCCTACGAGCGCACCGGCGAGATTCTGCGTCTTCTGGGCGAGTGGTTCGGCCCCTACCCCTTTGCCACCTACGGCTCGGCGGTGGTCACGCCGCCTCTGCCCGCGCTGGAAACAGCCACGCTGTCCACCATGCCGGTCACCTCCAGCAACGTGCGCGTGATCGTGCATGAGGCCGCGCACCAGTGGTTTGGCAACAGCGTGCCCCTGGGCGACTGGAGCGATACGTGGCTGAACGAGGGCTTTGCCACCTACGCCGAACTGCTCTGGGCGCAGGCCCAGGGGAAAGAGGAGGCCCGCGCCGTGCTGCAGGCCTGGCGCGACAGCGTGCAGAACAGGCCCACCCGCCCGCTGGTGGCCCGCACGCCCGCCGAACTGTTTGACCGCAGCGCCTACGTGCGCGGCGCCCTGGCCCTGCACGCCCTACGGGGCGCCGTGGGTGACGGCCCTTTCCGCGCCTTCCTGCAAACCTACGCCCGCACCCGCGCTGCCCGGCCCACCCGCACCGCCGACCTCCTAGCCCTGGCCCGCACCGAACTGGGCCCCCGTGCCGAGGGCGTGCTGCGCACCTGGGTCGAGTCTCCGTCGTTGCCGCCGCTGCCCTGA
- a CDS encoding NUDIX domain-containing protein: MSHLSRTLPVKRAAHVYLVHEGKLLLVEERMDDGSIFYGLPGGKALPGETLGDAAVRQVLVETGLTVTDLMFISLLEGELLTGTRNECYAIFGRFTATFHGTLDPTDPEVVGVKWVPFDQVEGLVRYGPPPEVEERNPLIWVPTRDFVQGQPRAYYPI, encoded by the coding sequence ATGAGTCACCTGTCCCGTACCCTGCCGGTCAAGCGGGCCGCCCACGTCTACCTCGTTCACGAGGGCAAACTGCTGCTGGTCGAGGAACGCATGGACGACGGCAGCATTTTCTACGGCCTGCCCGGGGGCAAGGCGCTGCCCGGCGAAACCCTGGGCGACGCGGCGGTGCGGCAGGTGCTGGTGGAAACCGGCCTGACCGTCACCGACCTGATGTTTATCAGCCTGCTCGAAGGCGAGCTGCTGACCGGCACCCGCAACGAGTGCTACGCGATTTTTGGCCGCTTTACCGCCACCTTTCACGGCACCCTGGACCCCACCGACCCCGAAGTGGTGGGCGTGAAATGGGTGCCGTTCGATCAGGTGGAGGGCCTGGTGCGCTACGGCCCGCCGCCCGAGGTCGAGGAGCGCAATCCGCTGATCTGGGTGCCCACCCGCGACTTCGTGCAGGGCCAGCCCCGCGCGTACTACCCCATCTAG
- a CDS encoding acyl-CoA thioesterase: MSRTFVSALRVRYAETDAMGVAHHATYPVWFEVARTDAMHALGLPYREVEARGYYLMLSGLNVEYRRAARYDDELQIHATLSAVRSRTLTFSYEVRRAGELLATGETRHIATDHTYRPARLPDDLLALLGPG; the protein is encoded by the coding sequence GTGAGCCGCACCTTTGTCTCGGCGCTGCGGGTGCGCTACGCCGAGACCGACGCGATGGGGGTGGCGCACCACGCCACCTACCCCGTGTGGTTCGAGGTGGCCCGCACCGACGCCATGCACGCCCTGGGCCTGCCCTACCGCGAGGTGGAGGCGCGCGGCTATTACCTGATGCTTTCGGGCCTGAACGTGGAATACCGCCGCGCCGCCCGCTACGACGATGAACTGCAGATTCACGCGACCCTCAGCGCGGTGCGGTCGCGCACGTTGACCTTCAGCTACGAGGTCCGCCGGGCGGGTGAGCTGCTGGCAACCGGCGAAACCCGCCACATTGCCACCGATCACACCTACCGCCCCGCCCGGCTGCCGGACGACCTGCTCGCGCTGCTGGGGCCCGGCTAA
- a CDS encoding ribosome-binding factor A, with protein MKPEQVQAQLTRVLSDAIAGLRDPRVPMIVTVERVTVTPDYGLARVYVSAMSGDMDELLDALRGARGHLQRQVAEHVRMRRTPTLEFHAAGDRW; from the coding sequence ATGAAGCCGGAGCAGGTGCAGGCACAACTGACGCGGGTGCTGAGTGACGCGATTGCCGGGTTGCGCGATCCCCGCGTGCCCATGATCGTGACCGTGGAGCGCGTGACGGTCACGCCCGATTACGGGCTGGCGCGGGTGTACGTGAGTGCCATGTCCGGCGACATGGACGAGCTGCTTGACGCCCTGCGCGGCGCCCGCGGGCACCTGCAGCGGCAGGTGGCCGAGCACGTACGCATGCGCCGCACCCCCACGCTGGAATTCCACGCGGCCGGGGACCGCTGGTGA
- a CDS encoding chloramphenicol acetyltransferase, whose translation MRTIDLTTWPRRAHYEFFRQHSQPHFSVTAPVDVTRFRAEVRARGLPYMASTAYVLARAANELPPFRWRIRGETVVEHERVHPSVIDTGPGSELFHFCTLPYQRGAPGFLQDAAQALAARRAQPTLDEDPAQDDLLYLSSLPWVAFTGITHAMHLSLPDSIPRLTTGRFTEEGGRTQMPLSVQVHHALMDGRHVGAYFEAVQTLLDDPGLLD comes from the coding sequence ATGCGGACCATTGACCTGACCACATGGCCCCGGCGGGCCCACTACGAGTTTTTCCGGCAGCACAGCCAGCCGCACTTCAGCGTGACCGCCCCCGTGGACGTCACCCGCTTCCGGGCGGAGGTGCGGGCGCGCGGGCTGCCCTACATGGCCAGCACCGCCTACGTGCTGGCCCGCGCCGCCAACGAACTGCCGCCCTTTCGCTGGCGCATTCGCGGCGAGACGGTGGTGGAACACGAGCGCGTGCATCCGTCGGTCATTGACACCGGGCCCGGCAGCGAGCTGTTTCATTTCTGCACCCTGCCCTACCAGCGGGGCGCCCCCGGATTTCTGCAGGACGCGGCCCAGGCCCTGGCCGCCCGGCGCGCCCAGCCCACCCTGGACGAGGACCCCGCGCAGGACGATCTGCTGTACCTCTCCAGCCTGCCCTGGGTGGCCTTTACCGGCATCACCCACGCCATGCACCTCAGCCTGCCAGATTCCATTCCGCGCCTGACCACTGGCCGCTTTACCGAGGAGGGCGGGCGCACCCAGATGCCGCTGTCGGTGCAGGTGCACCACGCCCTGATGGACGGCCGCCATGTGGGCGCGTATTTCGAGGCGGTGCAGACCCTGCTGGACGACCCGGGGCTGTTGGATTAA